One Oscillatoria sp. FACHB-1406 genomic window carries:
- a CDS encoding PEP-CTERM sorting domain-containing protein (PEP-CTERM proteins occur, often in large numbers, in the proteomes of bacteria that also encode an exosortase, a predicted intramembrane cysteine proteinase. The presence of a PEP-CTERM domain at a protein's C-terminus predicts cleavage within the sorting domain, followed by covalent anchoring to some some component of the (usually Gram-negative) cell surface. Many PEP-CTERM proteins exhibit an unusual sequence composition that includes large numbers of potential glycosylation sites. Expression of one such protein has been shown restore the ability of a bacterium to form floc, a type of biofilm.) → MSNRQLALVALTTATLAFHTPATLAYTLFQDSQTAANGSYEKTWISPVDASVSFNTLLSNMTGNLNASIWIDGAKVSSSNYELTNPNNPGKLEISSTLDVKVGSRISFRVQPQGTFDFNAKIDLSENSGLIYIGEKDRPFSHVGFNWNGQVYESSAPYTLGQYWDLVQNRYRTITHDDGVQQQHSFGSFVSNLLNSPFSTEKRVEYLKIPDFWGDNYAEKMKSYIETQFNSTYAYSVGSPAFLDPYQQKCYYGQCTGVGLIERASEEAFINDGQGFIPRNLEFIEFNNSFIGPNLDATPWECLITFPMTPECKKFADRGTGGTGISVLSAPFQHYSIPKLNAEYKDWLQGWFYNIDFMLTDPLGNKLSYRDGAWTQTGEIPGLFYTATGSDRHFLIPQRLQGNYSLEFFGKGLCEENAIAVMGDKNGGTLISGCKDPEAPIQPPTDPGKSVPEPSTLFGITMLSLFGIQNRKKIRKS, encoded by the coding sequence ATGTCAAACCGCCAACTTGCCCTCGTCGCCCTCACCACCGCAACTCTCGCCTTCCACACTCCTGCTACCCTAGCCTACACGCTATTTCAGGATAGCCAAACTGCTGCGAACGGTAGCTACGAAAAAACTTGGATTAGTCCCGTTGATGCTAGCGTCAGCTTCAACACCCTCCTCAGCAACATGACGGGCAATTTAAACGCTTCTATCTGGATTGATGGAGCAAAAGTCAGCAGCAGCAATTACGAACTAACTAATCCTAATAATCCCGGCAAGCTCGAAATTTCTTCAACTCTCGATGTCAAAGTTGGCTCGAGAATTAGCTTTCGCGTTCAACCCCAAGGAACCTTTGATTTTAATGCCAAAATTGACTTATCTGAAAATTCGGGATTAATTTACATCGGCGAAAAAGATCGTCCTTTTTCTCATGTCGGTTTCAACTGGAACGGGCAGGTTTACGAATCGAGTGCGCCCTATACTTTAGGTCAATATTGGGATCTCGTTCAGAATAGATATCGCACCATTACTCACGATGATGGCGTACAACAACAGCATTCTTTTGGTTCTTTCGTTAGCAATCTCCTCAACTCTCCCTTTAGTACAGAAAAACGAGTTGAATACTTAAAAATCCCCGATTTCTGGGGCGATAACTATGCTGAAAAAATGAAGAGTTATATTGAAACTCAATTTAACAGCACATATGCTTATTCTGTGGGTTCTCCTGCTTTTTTAGACCCGTATCAACAAAAATGCTATTACGGACAATGTACGGGAGTGGGGTTGATCGAGCGAGCCTCTGAAGAAGCTTTCATTAACGACGGACAAGGCTTTATTCCCAGAAACCTAGAATTTATTGAATTCAATAATTCATTTATAGGCCCGAACTTAGATGCTACGCCTTGGGAATGTTTGATTACTTTTCCGATGACTCCCGAATGTAAAAAGTTTGCCGATCGCGGCACTGGCGGGACCGGAATTTCTGTCCTTTCTGCCCCTTTCCAACACTACTCGATTCCAAAACTCAATGCTGAATATAAAGATTGGTTACAAGGATGGTTTTATAATATCGATTTTATGCTGACCGATCCGCTAGGTAATAAATTGAGTTACCGCGATGGTGCTTGGACGCAAACGGGTGAGATTCCGGGTTTATTTTACACGGCGACAGGGAGCGATCGCCATTTCCTCATTCCTCAACGCTTGCAAGGTAATTACTCCTTAGAATTTTTCGGGAAGGGATTGTGTGAGGAAAACGCGATCGCAGTGATGGGCGATAAGAATGGCGGAACGCTAATATCGGGATGTAAAGATCCCGAAGCTCCTATACAGCCACCGACAGATCCCGGAAAATCTGTTCCCGAACCTTCAACTTTATTCGGGATTACTATGCTGAGTCTATTCGGAATTCAAAACCGCAAAAAAATTCGCAAATCTTAA